A window from Streptomyces sp. NBC_00299 encodes these proteins:
- a CDS encoding ATP-binding protein encodes MSSLARDVIGVIDSDGDCAEWTFPAEAGAVRAARAAVRGRLRQWDLDSLADVTALLVSELVTNSLRHATGPIGLRLVRPAGLDGVLRVEVSDPLPDPPRERVADLEDESGRGLQLVAHSARRWGTRPGRNTGKTVWFELAVPD; translated from the coding sequence GTGAGCTCGCTGGCCCGGGATGTGATCGGCGTGATCGACTCCGATGGCGACTGCGCCGAGTGGACCTTCCCCGCGGAGGCGGGTGCCGTCCGCGCGGCCCGCGCCGCCGTACGCGGCCGGCTGCGCCAGTGGGACCTGGACAGCCTCGCGGACGTCACTGCGCTGCTGGTCAGTGAGCTGGTCACCAACTCCCTGCGGCACGCCACCGGCCCCATCGGCCTACGTCTGGTACGTCCCGCCGGACTCGACGGTGTCCTCAGGGTCGAGGTCTCCGACCCCCTTCCGGACCCGCCCCGCGAACGGGTCGCCGACCTCGAGGACGAGAGCGGCCGCGGACTTCAGCTCGTGGCGCACTCCGCGCGCCGATGGGGAACCCGGCCCGGACGGAACACGGGCAAGACGGTGTGGTTCGAGCTCGCGGTGCCGGACTGA
- a CDS encoding (deoxy)nucleoside triphosphate pyrophosphohydrolase, with amino-acid sequence MTERIVVGAALLEAGRLLAARRSAPEELAGRWELPGGKVEPGEAPEAALVRELREELGVAAEVVERVPGAWPLKPPYVLHVWTARLLPGSGDPEPLEDHDALRWLGTGELWDVDWLDQDVPAVREVAERLGDGAPEPRA; translated from the coding sequence ATGACGGAACGGATCGTGGTCGGCGCCGCGTTGTTGGAGGCGGGCCGTCTGCTCGCCGCGCGCCGCAGTGCGCCCGAGGAACTGGCCGGGCGCTGGGAGTTGCCCGGCGGCAAGGTCGAGCCCGGCGAGGCGCCCGAGGCGGCGCTCGTGCGCGAACTGCGGGAGGAACTCGGCGTGGCCGCCGAGGTGGTCGAGCGGGTGCCGGGGGCGTGGCCCCTGAAACCCCCCTACGTCCTGCATGTGTGGACCGCCCGCCTGCTCCCCGGCTCCGGGGACCCCGAGCCCCTTGAGGACCATGACGCACTGCGCTGGCTGGGCACCGGGGAACTCTGGGACGTGGACTGGCTGGACCAGGACGTGCCGGCGGTCCGGGAGGTCGCGGAACGGCTGGGCGACGGGGCGCCCGAGCCGCGGGCCTGA
- a CDS encoding SPOR domain-containing protein, with protein MNDSTITLPWLVVRQDDNGNRYRVGRYATRAEAQKIADSLDSRGHKQLYWVERIAQNGDSGDH; from the coding sequence ATGAACGACAGCACGATCACTCTTCCTTGGCTCGTGGTTCGGCAGGACGACAACGGCAATCGCTACCGCGTGGGCCGGTACGCGACGCGGGCGGAAGCCCAGAAAATCGCGGACAGCCTCGACAGCCGGGGGCACAAACAGCTGTATTGGGTCGAGCGAATCGCTCAGAACGGGGACAGCGGGGACCACTGA
- a CDS encoding GntR family transcriptional regulator gives MTFGEQPAYLRVAGDLRKKIVDGSLPPHTRLPSQARIREEYGVSDTVALEARKVLMAEGLVEGRSGSGTYVRERPVPRRISRSGFRPPAGATPFRQEQADGETRGTWESNSAQAEASVAVADRLGIRPGDRVMCTRYLFRDAGEAMMLSTSWEPLAVTGRTPVMLPEEGPLGGMGVVERMAAIDVVVDNVTEEVGARPGLAEELLTLGGVPGHVVVVIQRTYYASGRPVETADVVIPADRYRVAYHLPVK, from the coding sequence GTGACTTTCGGTGAGCAGCCGGCGTACCTGCGCGTCGCGGGTGATCTCCGCAAGAAGATCGTCGACGGTTCGCTGCCACCGCACACCCGGCTCCCGTCCCAGGCCAGGATCCGCGAGGAGTACGGCGTATCGGACACCGTCGCCCTTGAGGCGCGGAAGGTGCTGATGGCGGAGGGGCTGGTCGAGGGCCGCTCCGGTTCCGGGACGTACGTCCGTGAGCGTCCCGTGCCCCGCCGGATCTCCCGCTCCGGTTTCCGCCCGCCGGCGGGTGCCACGCCCTTCCGCCAGGAGCAGGCCGACGGCGAGACGCGCGGCACCTGGGAGTCCAACAGCGCGCAGGCCGAGGCCAGCGTCGCCGTCGCCGACCGGCTCGGCATCCGCCCCGGCGACCGTGTGATGTGCACGAGGTACCTCTTCCGGGACGCCGGCGAGGCGATGATGCTCTCCACCTCCTGGGAGCCGCTCGCCGTCACCGGCCGTACGCCCGTGATGCTGCCCGAGGAGGGCCCGCTCGGCGGCATGGGCGTCGTCGAGCGCATGGCGGCCATCGACGTCGTCGTGGACAACGTGACGGAGGAGGTGGGCGCCCGCCCCGGCCTCGCGGAGGAGCTGCTGACGCTGGGCGGCGTCCCCGGTCATGTGGTCGTGGTCATCCAGCGCACCTACTACGCGTCCGGCCGTCCGGTGGAGACGGCGGACGTGGTCATTCCGGCGGACCGCTACCGCGTCGCCTATCACCTTCCGGTGAAGTAG
- a CDS encoding DUF4190 domain-containing protein, protein MSIPPPPGPHQPQGPPGQPQGPYAQGQYPLPNPYGAPAVQGPYPHHPYGAYGPYGPSAPVNGVAIGALVLGILCFLPAVGLALGLLALVQIRKRGERGTGMAVAGSVLSTVGIALWALMLSTGAASDFWDGFTGAASGEGTAFALATGDCFNSSTGTLEGETYDVDEVPCTEEHDAEVVGVVKVPDGSFPGDDELAEVADDQCYEQAGRYALDAWAVPDGVDVYYLVPTRQSWRFGDRAITCMFGSTDGKPLAESLRRDYVTLDGYQVRFLSASNHIDDVLYEEPEAYPEDDLKANRAWAKDVHRVLGEQAENLRTQPWPEDAKGAVTEFLADMEGSRKEWAKAAAADDADTFYTHYEKAYGYVDGPTTVTARKALGLDTTVPTYEDDSDSGGEGGSGGGLDV, encoded by the coding sequence GTGTCCATACCTCCGCCTCCCGGACCCCACCAGCCACAGGGGCCCCCGGGGCAGCCCCAAGGGCCGTACGCGCAGGGCCAGTACCCGTTGCCGAACCCCTACGGCGCACCCGCCGTCCAGGGGCCGTACCCGCACCACCCCTACGGCGCCTACGGCCCCTACGGCCCCTCCGCACCCGTCAACGGTGTGGCCATCGGCGCGCTCGTCCTCGGCATCCTCTGCTTCCTGCCGGCCGTGGGTCTGGCGCTGGGGCTCCTCGCGCTGGTGCAGATCAGGAAGAGGGGCGAGCGCGGCACGGGCATGGCGGTCGCCGGGTCCGTGCTGTCCACCGTCGGGATCGCGCTGTGGGCGCTGATGCTGTCGACGGGCGCCGCCTCCGACTTCTGGGACGGCTTCACGGGCGCCGCGAGCGGCGAGGGCACCGCCTTCGCGCTCGCCACGGGCGACTGCTTCAACTCCTCGACCGGCACCCTGGAGGGCGAGACCTACGACGTCGACGAGGTGCCCTGCACCGAGGAGCACGACGCCGAGGTCGTCGGCGTCGTGAAGGTGCCGGACGGTTCCTTTCCCGGCGACGACGAGCTCGCGGAGGTCGCGGACGACCAGTGCTACGAGCAGGCGGGCCGCTACGCCTTGGACGCCTGGGCCGTCCCGGACGGCGTGGACGTGTACTACCTCGTGCCGACCCGGCAGAGCTGGCGCTTCGGGGACCGCGCGATCACCTGCATGTTCGGCAGCACGGACGGCAAGCCCCTGGCCGAGTCGCTGCGCCGTGACTACGTGACCCTCGACGGGTACCAGGTGAGGTTCCTGTCGGCGTCCAACCACATCGACGACGTCCTCTACGAGGAGCCCGAGGCCTACCCCGAGGACGACCTGAAGGCGAACCGGGCCTGGGCGAAGGACGTCCACCGCGTCCTCGGCGAGCAGGCCGAGAATCTGCGCACACAGCCCTGGCCGGAGGACGCCAAGGGGGCCGTCACCGAGTTCCTCGCGGACATGGAGGGCTCCCGCAAGGAGTGGGCGAAGGCGGCGGCGGCCGACGACGCGGACACGTTCTACACGCACTACGAGAAGGCGTACGGCTACGTCGACGGCCCCACGACCGTCACCGCGCGCAAGGCTCTGGGCCTGGACACGACCGTGCCGACGTACGAGGACGACTCCGACAGTGGCGGCGAGGGCGGAAGTGGCGGCGGCCTCGATGTGTGA
- a CDS encoding serpin family protein, with the protein MGDVVRVTNATVRAVNGLTARWAAASEGGTVFSAAGVWPLLAFLADGAGGPARAELADAVGLPADEAAGAARELLGAMAAMRGLDSALGLWTKRTLELRERWEAGLPAEPHGVLTGNAEADKAALDAWAVKRTGGLIERMPVRLHDDTEMVVASALALRTRWLMPFRERYWMPESGPWCGRELQGLWRDSTLLDRVGVADTPEGHVTELKVLGDNAIDVHLLLGEEGMAPGQVLRAGVEILARRHPVVPGPQLPYGDVGPGLRVVRERRATPEPPTLEVRTVAYETRTDHDLLDHHDVFGLTTARVTRPPGHFPGISGFPLHVEAARQSAMARFGARGFEAAAVTALGAVGAGISELRWVTTTVQATHDRPFGFLALHRHSRLVLAAGWVTDPEPYREDEEDY; encoded by the coding sequence ATGGGGGACGTGGTGCGGGTCACGAATGCGACGGTCCGGGCGGTCAACGGGCTGACGGCGCGGTGGGCGGCTGCTTCCGAGGGCGGCACCGTGTTCTCGGCTGCGGGTGTGTGGCCGCTGCTCGCCTTCCTGGCGGACGGGGCGGGCGGTCCGGCGCGGGCGGAGCTGGCCGACGCGGTGGGGTTGCCGGCGGATGAAGCGGCGGGCGCGGCGCGTGAGTTGCTGGGCGCGATGGCGGCGATGCGGGGGCTGGACTCGGCGCTCGGGCTGTGGACCAAGCGGACGCTGGAACTGCGGGAGCGGTGGGAGGCGGGGCTGCCCGCGGAGCCGCACGGGGTGCTGACGGGCAATGCGGAGGCCGACAAGGCGGCGCTGGACGCCTGGGCGGTGAAGCGGACGGGTGGGTTGATCGAGCGGATGCCCGTGCGGCTGCACGACGACACCGAGATGGTGGTGGCGAGTGCGCTGGCGTTGCGGACTCGGTGGCTGATGCCGTTTCGCGAGCGGTACTGGATGCCGGAGTCCGGGCCCTGGTGCGGACGGGAACTGCAGGGTCTGTGGCGGGACAGCACGTTGCTGGACCGGGTCGGTGTGGCGGACACGCCCGAGGGGCACGTCACCGAGCTGAAGGTACTGGGCGACAACGCGATCGACGTGCATCTCCTGCTCGGCGAGGAGGGAATGGCGCCCGGCCAGGTGCTGAGGGCAGGGGTGGAGATCCTGGCCCGCAGGCATCCTGTCGTCCCCGGCCCCCAACTCCCCTACGGCGACGTGGGCCCCGGCCTGCGCGTCGTGAGGGAGCGCCGCGCGACGCCCGAGCCGCCGACCCTGGAGGTCCGGACCGTGGCGTACGAGACACGGACCGACCATGACCTCCTCGACCACCACGACGTGTTCGGGCTCACGACCGCGAGAGTGACGCGGCCACCCGGTCACTTCCCCGGAATCAGCGGCTTTCCTCTGCACGTCGAAGCGGCCCGGCAGTCCGCGATGGCCCGGTTCGGCGCCCGCGGCTTCGAGGCGGCCGCGGTGACCGCCTTGGGCGCGGTCGGCGCCGGTATCTCGGAGCTGCGCTGGGTGACCACCACCGTCCAGGCCACCCACGACCGCCCCTTCGGCTTCCTCGCCCTGCACCGTCACTCACGGCTCGTCCTCGCGGCCGGCTGGGTCACGGACCCGGAGCCGTACCGCGAGGACGAGGAGGACTACTGA
- a CDS encoding S8 family peptidase: MAVMRTPHSTARRRMALLSAAATAALTASLVSALPAAAAPEGRIQYAGAANAVADSYLVTLKADHARSNSKAGRTLVEGYGAGIERTYKKALNGYAIEASEAEAKALAADPAVASVVQNRTFSIDATQTNPPSWGLDRIDQKNLPLNSSYTYPDSAGQGVTAYVIDTGVRITHSDFGGRASYGYDAIDNDNTAQDGHGHGTHVAGTVAGNAYGVAKKAKVVGVRVLNNSGSGTTAQVVAGIDWVAQNAVKPAVANMSLGGGADTALDTAVRNAIASGITFAVAAGNESTDASTRSPARVTEAITVGATTSTDAKASYSNYGSVLDLFAPGSSITSAWNSSDSATNTISGTSMASPHVAGAVALHLADNPSATPAQVASALTSAATTGVVTSPGTGSPNRLLYVGGGTTTPPGPRFENTGDYAIADNATVESPVTVSGVSGNAPAALPVEVHIVHTYIGDLQVQLIAPDGTAYTLKSYGTGGSSDNINTTYSVNASSEAAAGTWKLRVSDNANYDTGRIDAWALQF, translated from the coding sequence ATGGCAGTGATGCGTACTCCCCACAGCACGGCCCGCCGAAGAATGGCTCTGCTCAGCGCAGCGGCCACCGCGGCGCTCACCGCAAGCCTCGTCTCCGCACTCCCCGCCGCGGCCGCCCCCGAGGGCCGTATCCAGTACGCGGGCGCGGCCAACGCCGTCGCCGACAGCTACCTGGTGACCCTCAAGGCGGACCACGCCCGCTCAAACTCCAAGGCGGGGCGGACCCTCGTCGAGGGGTACGGCGCCGGTATCGAGCGGACGTACAAGAAGGCCCTCAACGGCTACGCCATCGAGGCGTCGGAGGCGGAGGCCAAGGCGCTCGCCGCCGACCCGGCGGTCGCCTCGGTCGTCCAGAACCGCACGTTCAGCATCGACGCCACCCAGACCAACCCGCCCTCCTGGGGCCTGGACCGCATCGACCAGAAGAACCTGCCGCTGAACAGCTCGTACACCTACCCGGACTCGGCAGGGCAGGGCGTGACCGCGTACGTCATCGACACCGGCGTCCGCATCACCCACAGCGACTTCGGCGGCCGTGCCTCCTACGGCTACGACGCCATCGACAACGACAACACCGCCCAGGACGGCCACGGCCACGGCACGCACGTCGCCGGCACGGTCGCGGGCAACGCCTACGGTGTCGCCAAGAAGGCCAAGGTCGTCGGCGTCCGCGTGCTGAACAACTCCGGTTCCGGAACGACCGCCCAGGTCGTCGCCGGCATCGACTGGGTCGCCCAGAACGCCGTCAAGCCGGCCGTCGCCAACATGTCCCTCGGCGGCGGCGCCGACACCGCCCTCGACACGGCCGTACGCAACGCCATCGCCTCCGGCATCACCTTCGCCGTCGCGGCCGGCAACGAGTCGACCGATGCCTCCACCAGGTCGCCCGCACGCGTCACCGAGGCCATCACGGTCGGCGCGACGACCTCGACGGACGCCAAGGCGAGCTACTCCAACTACGGTTCGGTCCTGGACCTGTTCGCGCCCGGCTCGTCCATCACCTCGGCCTGGAACTCCAGCGACTCGGCGACCAACACCATCTCCGGTACGTCGATGGCGAGCCCGCACGTCGCGGGCGCGGTCGCGCTCCACCTCGCCGACAACCCCTCGGCCACCCCGGCCCAGGTCGCCTCGGCACTGACGTCCGCCGCCACGACCGGCGTCGTCACCAGCCCCGGCACGGGCTCGCCCAACCGGCTCCTGTACGTCGGCGGCGGTACGACCACCCCGCCCGGCCCGCGCTTCGAGAACACCGGTGACTACGCCATCGCCGACAACGCCACGGTCGAGTCCCCGGTGACCGTCTCCGGCGTCTCGGGCAACGCGCCCGCGGCCCTGCCCGTCGAGGTGCACATCGTCCACACGTACATCGGCGACCTCCAGGTCCAGCTGATCGCCCCCGACGGCACGGCGTACACGCTGAAGTCGTACGGCACGGGCGGCAGTTCGGACAACATCAACACCACGTACTCGGTCAACGCCTCCTCGGAAGCTGCGGCCGGCACGTGGAAGCTGCGCGTGAGCGACAACGCGAACTACGACACCGGGCGGATCGACGCCTGGGCGCTGCAGTTCTGA
- a CDS encoding oxidoreductase, with protein MNKVWLITGATSGFGRAIAEAALAGGDVVVGAARRPEALDDLVAAHPDQVEALRLDVMETGAAQAAVQDVIARHGRIDVLVNNAGRTHVGAFEETTEQELRELFDVHVFGPVALTRAVLPHMRERRSGAIVQMSSMGGQMSFAGFSAYSGTKFALEGLSEGLADEVAEFGIKVLIVEPGSFRTALFETGRAGTSTDSGLYARVAQTRESVSAGDGTQPGDPVKAAALIRAALEAERTPLRLPLGDDGVTAVLGHLDQVRADIGAWEKSTRATGFDD; from the coding sequence ATGAACAAGGTGTGGCTGATCACCGGTGCGACCAGCGGCTTCGGAAGGGCGATCGCGGAGGCGGCGCTCGCCGGGGGCGACGTGGTGGTCGGCGCGGCACGGCGGCCCGAGGCCCTGGACGACCTGGTGGCCGCGCACCCCGACCAGGTCGAGGCGCTGCGCCTGGACGTCATGGAGACGGGTGCCGCGCAAGCCGCCGTACAGGACGTGATCGCGCGGCACGGACGGATCGACGTCCTGGTCAACAACGCCGGCCGCACCCACGTCGGCGCCTTCGAGGAGACGACCGAGCAGGAGCTGCGTGAGCTCTTCGACGTGCACGTCTTCGGGCCGGTCGCCCTCACCCGGGCCGTGCTTCCGCACATGCGCGAGCGGCGCTCCGGGGCGATCGTGCAGATGAGCAGCATGGGCGGGCAGATGTCCTTCGCGGGCTTCTCGGCGTACAGCGGAACGAAGTTCGCGCTGGAGGGGCTGTCGGAGGGGCTCGCGGACGAGGTCGCCGAGTTCGGCATCAAGGTGCTGATCGTGGAGCCGGGTTCCTTCCGCACGGCACTCTTCGAGACCGGCCGGGCGGGAACCAGCACGGACAGCGGCCTGTACGCCAGGGTGGCGCAGACCCGCGAATCCGTCTCCGCGGGTGACGGCACCCAGCCCGGTGACCCGGTGAAGGCGGCGGCCCTGATCCGAGCCGCGCTGGAGGCCGAGCGGACGCCCCTGCGGTTGCCCCTGGGCGACGACGGGGTCACGGCCGTCCTCGGCCATCTGGACCAGGTGCGCGCGGACATCGGGGCGTGGGAGAAGTCGACGCGGGCGACGGGGTTCGACGACTGA
- a CDS encoding LysR family transcriptional regulator — protein sequence MAMDVHVRDLRYFVTVAEELHFTRAAERLYVSQPALSKQVRALERQLGVELFRREPQGVTLTEAGTALLPHARRVLDAWSEGTVALQAARAAARGTLVVGMSTSPGRGGLLPAIRSRFSAAHPETVLRLRQVSWDDPTAGLADGEADVAFVWLPLPDAGRYGWTVVVEEPRLVALPEVHPLAARAEVDFTDLSEEPFLALPPSAGPLRDHWLALEERGGRPPRIGAEIASTEETYEALVAGLGVCLVAAGNAPLVSLGSVVTRPVRGLSASRYALAWRREDAGRPLVRAYAEACRRAAGRA from the coding sequence ATGGCGATGGATGTTCATGTACGAGACCTGCGCTACTTCGTGACGGTGGCCGAGGAACTTCACTTCACGCGCGCGGCCGAGCGGCTGTACGTTTCCCAGCCCGCGCTCAGCAAGCAGGTCCGCGCCCTGGAGCGGCAACTGGGCGTGGAGCTGTTCCGCCGCGAGCCGCAGGGCGTGACGCTCACCGAGGCCGGCACGGCACTGCTGCCGCACGCCCGACGGGTGCTGGACGCCTGGTCGGAGGGGACGGTGGCGCTTCAGGCCGCGCGGGCGGCGGCACGCGGCACGCTGGTCGTGGGCATGAGCACCAGTCCGGGGCGCGGTGGGCTGCTGCCCGCGATCCGCTCCCGTTTCAGCGCGGCGCACCCGGAGACGGTCCTGCGGCTGCGGCAGGTGAGCTGGGACGACCCGACGGCGGGCCTCGCGGACGGCGAGGCCGACGTGGCCTTCGTGTGGCTGCCGCTGCCGGACGCCGGACGTTACGGCTGGACCGTGGTCGTGGAGGAGCCCCGACTGGTCGCGCTGCCCGAGGTCCATCCGCTGGCCGCCCGCGCGGAGGTCGACTTCACGGACCTGTCCGAGGAGCCGTTCCTCGCCCTGCCGCCGAGCGCGGGGCCGTTGCGTGACCACTGGCTGGCGCTGGAGGAGCGCGGCGGGCGCCCGCCGCGCATCGGAGCGGAGATCGCGAGCACCGAGGAGACGTACGAGGCGCTGGTCGCGGGGCTCGGGGTCTGCCTGGTGGCCGCGGGCAACGCCCCGCTGGTCTCTCTGGGCTCGGTGGTGACGCGTCCGGTGCGGGGGCTGTCGGCGAGCCGGTATGCGCTGGCCTGGCGGCGCGAGGATGCCGGGCGGCCGCTCGTACGGGCGTATGCGGAGGCTTGTCGCCGGGCGGCGGGGCGGGCCTGA